A region from the Thauera humireducens genome encodes:
- a CDS encoding efflux RND transporter permease subunit has translation MFKWLLDNSLGNRLLVIIASLVLMAYGAFTLSRTPVDVFPDLNKPTVTIMTEAGGMAAEEVEQLITFPLETTMNGLPGVESVRSTSSSGLSFIYVTFDWSTEIFRARQMVSERLSAMEEGLPEDVIPRMGPISSVMGEIMQIAIPIDTAKISPMQVREYADWVLRPRLMAIPGIAQVIPIGGEVRQFQVQPDTRRMAELGVSLEQLEGAIRGFSSNTSGGFLELNGREYLIRHLGRTSSLEDLKNLAITARDGQPILLRQIASVTFAAAPKRGDAGFEGKPAVILGIQKQPTADTIHLTRSIETALEEMKISLPAGMDAPEVTFRQATFIEASISTLKGKLIGASVFVAAILFFFLGTLRPTIIALTAIPVSIFMTALVFKYFGQSINTMTLGGLAIAIGGLVDDAVVGVENVLRRLKEDRAKHHDHRLHPIELVARATMEVRSAILYATIIIVLVFLPLFALPGMEGRLFVPLGVAFIVSTLASLVVSVTVTPVLSFYLLPRMKSLDHGDTRLLAWLKARYRGALQGVLEHPRAAVTAGAVAVAIAAAAVPFFPTTFLPPFNEGTLLIGMRLNPGVTLAESTVLAQQAEVLVKQVPEVTHVGRRSGRAELDEHAEGVHVSELDVGLKPAGELSRSMGEITADIRSRLVNLPAAIAIGQPISHRIDHMLSGVRSQIAIKIFGEDLDTLRGQADVLRTRLAAIPGLADLEIEKQVLAPQIKVRIDYAAAARYGVPAPQILAALQNLVEGEKVTQIVEGGRRFALVVRLPETARSVDGLAQILIETPTGHVPLSKLASIEDGDGPNQVSRDDGKRRIVLSANAQQRPLSEVVEDIRTVVADLKLPEGYFITLGGQFQAQEEASRLVGLLSIVSLVLMFVVLYSRYKSVRLSALIMANIPLALVGAVIGLWISGQPLSVAALVGFITLAGISVRNGILKVSHYLNLMRIEGESFDHTMILRGSIERLSPVLMTALVTAFALAPLLFEAERPGTEILHPVAVVIFSGLISSTLLDTFLTPAMFWLFGRRDAESLLDDRNAEAF, from the coding sequence ATGTTCAAGTGGCTACTCGACAACAGCCTTGGTAACCGGCTGCTGGTGATTATCGCCAGCCTGGTACTGATGGCCTACGGTGCGTTCACGCTTTCGCGAACACCCGTGGACGTATTTCCGGATCTCAACAAGCCGACGGTCACGATCATGACCGAAGCCGGCGGCATGGCGGCGGAGGAGGTCGAGCAACTCATCACCTTTCCGCTCGAGACCACCATGAATGGTTTGCCCGGCGTGGAGTCAGTGCGCTCTACCTCGAGCTCGGGGCTGTCCTTCATCTACGTGACCTTCGACTGGAGTACCGAGATTTTCCGCGCCCGGCAGATGGTGTCGGAACGCCTCTCAGCCATGGAGGAAGGGTTGCCTGAAGACGTGATTCCGCGCATGGGGCCGATCAGCTCGGTCATGGGCGAGATCATGCAGATCGCGATCCCGATCGACACGGCGAAGATCTCGCCGATGCAGGTCCGAGAGTATGCGGACTGGGTTCTTCGTCCGCGCCTGATGGCGATCCCCGGCATCGCGCAAGTCATCCCGATTGGCGGAGAGGTGCGGCAGTTCCAGGTTCAGCCCGACACCCGCCGTATGGCTGAGCTCGGTGTTTCGTTGGAGCAGTTGGAAGGGGCGATTCGAGGCTTCTCGTCGAACACCTCGGGGGGCTTTCTCGAACTGAACGGGCGCGAGTATCTCATCCGCCATCTCGGTCGGACCTCGAGCCTGGAGGATCTGAAGAACCTCGCGATCACTGCGCGAGATGGCCAGCCGATCCTGCTGCGTCAGATCGCATCCGTGACCTTCGCAGCGGCGCCCAAACGGGGGGATGCGGGCTTCGAGGGCAAGCCGGCCGTCATCCTCGGCATTCAGAAGCAGCCTACGGCGGACACCATTCACCTGACTCGCTCGATCGAAACCGCGCTCGAAGAGATGAAGATATCGCTCCCGGCCGGGATGGATGCGCCGGAGGTGACCTTCCGGCAGGCGACTTTCATCGAGGCATCGATCAGCACGCTCAAGGGTAAGCTGATTGGCGCATCGGTGTTCGTTGCGGCAATCCTCTTCTTTTTTCTCGGCACCCTGCGCCCGACGATCATCGCGCTCACCGCGATTCCGGTGTCCATCTTCATGACGGCGTTGGTCTTCAAGTATTTCGGGCAGTCGATCAACACGATGACCCTTGGTGGTCTCGCGATTGCGATTGGCGGCTTGGTCGACGATGCGGTTGTGGGCGTAGAGAACGTGCTGCGCCGATTGAAGGAGGACCGCGCAAAGCATCACGACCATCGGCTTCACCCGATCGAACTCGTGGCGCGCGCAACGATGGAAGTGCGCTCGGCCATCCTTTACGCGACGATCATCATCGTGCTGGTGTTCTTGCCGCTGTTCGCGCTGCCTGGCATGGAGGGGCGGCTGTTCGTGCCGCTCGGCGTGGCGTTCATCGTCTCCACGCTCGCCTCGTTGGTCGTTTCGGTGACCGTGACGCCGGTGCTGTCCTTTTACCTGCTTCCCCGGATGAAGTCCCTCGATCACGGTGACACGCGCTTGCTCGCCTGGCTCAAGGCACGTTATCGCGGGGCGTTGCAGGGGGTGCTCGAGCACCCCAGGGCGGCCGTCACCGCGGGTGCGGTTGCGGTGGCAATTGCTGCCGCTGCGGTACCGTTCTTCCCCACGACCTTTCTGCCGCCGTTCAACGAAGGCACCTTGCTGATCGGCATGCGGCTCAACCCGGGCGTTACCCTGGCGGAGTCGACCGTGCTCGCGCAGCAAGCGGAAGTGCTCGTGAAACAGGTTCCCGAAGTGACGCACGTCGGGCGCCGAAGCGGGCGGGCCGAGCTTGACGAGCATGCGGAAGGTGTCCACGTCAGCGAGCTCGATGTGGGGCTGAAACCCGCCGGTGAGCTGAGCCGCTCAATGGGTGAGATCACCGCAGACATCCGGTCGCGACTGGTCAATCTGCCAGCTGCGATCGCGATCGGGCAACCGATCTCACACCGCATCGACCACATGCTGTCGGGCGTGCGCTCGCAGATCGCGATCAAGATCTTCGGCGAGGATCTCGACACCCTGCGCGGTCAGGCTGACGTATTGCGAACGCGGCTTGCCGCCATTCCGGGGCTCGCTGACCTGGAGATCGAGAAGCAAGTGCTCGCGCCGCAGATCAAGGTGCGGATCGACTATGCGGCCGCTGCCCGTTACGGGGTGCCGGCACCGCAGATTCTGGCCGCGCTGCAAAACCTCGTCGAGGGCGAGAAGGTCACCCAGATCGTCGAGGGTGGTCGACGGTTCGCATTGGTCGTTCGCCTACCGGAAACGGCGCGCTCGGTCGACGGGCTGGCTCAGATCCTGATCGAAACGCCGACCGGACATGTGCCCTTGTCGAAGCTGGCGTCGATCGAGGATGGTGACGGTCCGAACCAAGTGAGCCGGGACGACGGTAAGCGCCGCATCGTGCTCTCGGCCAATGCGCAGCAGCGTCCGCTATCGGAGGTCGTCGAGGACATCCGCACCGTCGTGGCCGACCTTAAGTTGCCCGAGGGCTACTTCATCACCCTCGGCGGGCAGTTCCAAGCTCAGGAAGAGGCATCCCGTTTGGTCGGGTTGCTTTCGATCGTCTCACTCGTGCTGATGTTCGTCGTGCTCTACAGCCGCTACAAGTCGGTTCGACTCTCGGCGCTCATCATGGCGAACATTCCGCTCGCACTGGTCGGGGCGGTGATTGGACTGTGGATCTCCGGTCAGCCGCTGTCGGTGGCGGCACTCGTCGGCTTCATCACGCTTGCAGGTATTTCGGTGCGAAACGGCATCCTCAAGGTGAGTCATTACCTCAACCTGATGCGTATCGAGGGCGAGAGCTTCGACCACACGATGATCCTGCGGGGCTCGATCGAGCGCCTGTCGCCGGTGCTGATGACCGCACTGGTAACCGCGTTTGCGCTTGCACCGCTGCTGTTCGAGGCCGAGCGCCCGGGTACCGAGATTCTGCATCCGGTGGCCGTGGTGATCTTCTCGGGCCTCATCAGTTCGACCCTGCTGGATACCTTCCTTACCCCTGCAATGTTCTGGCTCTTCGGCCGCCGCGATGCAGAGAGTCTGCTCGACGATCGAAACGCCGAAGCATTCTGA
- a CDS encoding YnfA family protein, whose protein sequence is MIGLFKLAGLFALTAVAEIVGCYLPWLVLKQGRSAWLLVPAALSLAAFAWLLTLHPTAAGRTYAGYGGMYIAVALVWLRVVDGVALTRWDVAGAGVALVGMAIIALQPAASP, encoded by the coding sequence GTGATCGGTTTGTTCAAGCTCGCCGGCCTGTTCGCCTTGACGGCCGTGGCCGAGATCGTCGGCTGCTATCTGCCCTGGCTCGTGTTGAAGCAGGGCCGGAGTGCCTGGCTGCTCGTGCCCGCAGCGCTGTCGCTCGCCGCCTTCGCCTGGCTGCTGACACTGCATCCGACTGCAGCCGGGCGAACCTATGCCGGTTACGGCGGCATGTACATCGCGGTCGCGTTGGTGTGGCTTCGCGTCGTGGATGGCGTTGCGCTGACCCGCTGGGATGTCGCGGGCGCCGGCGTCGCGCTGGTCGGCATGGCCATCATTGCGCTGCAACCGGCCGCCTCTCCCTGA
- a CDS encoding ArsR/SmtB family transcription factor yields the protein MHLITVKPEEVFQALADRTRIRIMRLLVDTGEEICLCELVDSLQELQYKLSRHLKTLRQAGLLSAIKDGRWLYHRLVTGSPTMGPLSDLIRSVPDEDDVFSGDLGRFRERICLREDGRCRVGIQTSDLATGAR from the coding sequence ATGCATCTCATCACCGTCAAACCCGAAGAAGTCTTCCAAGCCTTGGCCGACCGCACCCGCATTCGCATCATGCGTCTGCTCGTAGACACCGGCGAAGAGATCTGTCTATGCGAATTGGTGGACAGCCTCCAAGAGCTGCAATACAAGCTCTCTCGCCACCTGAAAACGCTGCGTCAGGCTGGCCTGCTGAGCGCCATCAAGGATGGCCGCTGGCTCTACCATCGGCTGGTAACCGGCTCGCCGACGATGGGGCCCCTGTCCGATCTGATTCGCTCGGTACCCGATGAGGATGATGTCTTCTCGGGTGATCTTGGACGATTCCGCGAGCGCATCTGCTTGCGCGAAGACGGCCGTTGCCGGGTGGGCATCCAGACTTCTGACTTAGCGACGGGGGCCAGATGA
- a CDS encoding DUF4148 domain-containing protein: MSKTRTTALFSLLAAVLVVPAAAQASSLWHPAPGEQGFTFHPDHSTSTKTRAEVLRELEQAKADGSYFYLQRGLAVPSRASGPGKTRAEVLKELVDMTPTERAYMNELYSGS, encoded by the coding sequence ATGTCGAAAACTCGCACCACTGCCCTTTTTTCGCTTCTTGCTGCCGTCCTTGTCGTTCCTGCGGCTGCGCAAGCCAGCTCGCTGTGGCATCCCGCTCCCGGCGAGCAGGGGTTCACGTTCCATCCGGATCACTCCACGAGCACGAAAACCCGCGCCGAGGTGTTGCGCGAGCTCGAACAGGCAAAGGCCGATGGCAGCTATTTCTACCTGCAGCGTGGCCTCGCGGTGCCCTCGCGTGCTTCCGGACCCGGCAAGACCCGTGCAGAAGTCCTCAAGGAGCTGGTCGACATGACCCCGACAGAGCGCGCGTACATGAATGAACTGTACAGTGGCTCCTGA
- a CDS encoding TolC family protein, with the protein MFQQLRLKWLPGLMLGLAVNGAWAQQPAPPAPSTALSLKHAFEAAWARQPEALSLTTQQEAAQARRDSADSWFVEPPALEVAGKTDQLDSNRGSREYEVGIAVPIWLSGERSSTAALATAEIAATASRARGAQLRTAAAVRTAYWDWQRARVDVTLARAGLENARELAADVAKRIKAGDLARADQHQADGVQATAEAAVAEAESALADAAQQLRTLTGIGPERSSGGVSAPEPVPSAATPTQILETAHPAVAELRDRVDVARRTMTLASVQGRANPELSVTTTRERGASGESWEQTVTLGLRIPLGSGSRSRSRVASANAEAIEAEAQLQIELERLLAETEMAHQRVELRRQQVAAAERRSDLAQASRGFFEKAFRLGEADLPTRLRIEFEAAEAERERARARIDLAAAISAQRQALGLLPE; encoded by the coding sequence ATGTTTCAGCAACTTCGTCTCAAATGGCTGCCTGGGCTAATGCTCGGCCTTGCCGTCAATGGTGCCTGGGCGCAGCAGCCCGCCCCCCCGGCTCCAAGTACCGCCCTATCCCTCAAGCACGCTTTCGAGGCAGCATGGGCACGCCAGCCTGAAGCGCTGTCGCTCACGACTCAACAGGAAGCGGCGCAAGCGCGCCGCGACAGTGCCGACAGTTGGTTTGTCGAACCGCCCGCCCTAGAGGTAGCCGGAAAAACCGATCAGTTGGACAGCAATCGCGGGAGCCGTGAGTACGAGGTCGGCATCGCGGTTCCGATCTGGCTGTCGGGCGAACGTTCGAGCACTGCAGCCCTCGCCACTGCCGAAATAGCTGCCACGGCGAGCCGGGCTCGCGGCGCGCAGTTGCGCACCGCTGCAGCGGTACGCACAGCATATTGGGATTGGCAACGCGCGCGCGTAGATGTGACGCTGGCGAGGGCGGGTCTCGAGAACGCCCGCGAACTGGCCGCCGACGTGGCCAAGCGCATCAAGGCGGGTGATCTGGCGCGCGCAGATCAGCATCAGGCCGACGGTGTGCAAGCTACAGCTGAAGCCGCCGTCGCCGAGGCAGAAAGCGCCCTTGCAGATGCTGCACAGCAGTTGCGCACGCTCACTGGAATCGGGCCAGAACGCTCATCCGGCGGGGTGTCTGCGCCGGAGCCCGTCCCGTCCGCTGCGACACCGACACAGATTCTTGAGACGGCGCACCCTGCAGTGGCCGAGCTGCGTGATCGGGTCGACGTTGCGCGGCGCACGATGACCCTTGCCAGCGTTCAGGGCCGCGCGAATCCGGAGTTGAGTGTCACGACCACCCGCGAACGCGGCGCATCGGGTGAATCCTGGGAACAGACAGTCACGCTGGGCTTGCGCATTCCGCTTGGTTCCGGTTCGCGCAGCCGGTCCCGCGTTGCAAGCGCCAATGCAGAGGCCATCGAGGCCGAGGCGCAACTCCAGATCGAACTCGAACGTCTGCTGGCCGAAACAGAGATGGCGCACCAGCGCGTCGAATTGAGACGGCAGCAGGTCGCCGCTGCTGAACGGCGCTCCGACCTCGCACAGGCGTCACGCGGCTTCTTCGAGAAGGCGTTCCGCCTCGGTGAGGCCGATCTGCCGACCCGTCTGCGCATCGAATTCGAGGCGGCCGAGGCCGAACGCGAGCGCGCGCGCGCGCGTATTGATCTGGCAGCCGCCATCTCGGCCCAGCGCCAAGCGTTGGGCCTGCTTCCCGAATGA
- a CDS encoding efflux RND transporter periplasmic adaptor subunit, translating to MKLSVLFAALALVSASASWNAFAGEGHDHGDEGPVVAGGNGPQRQADGSVFLPKPAQRQIGVRTLVTEAGELPRTTALAGKVVMDPNAGGKVQAMVAGRLEAGPQGLPSVGQAVKKGDVLAYVSPSTDQIERSNQMAQLAELHAARALVEKRLARLKELADTVPRKEIEAAESELASLRARSKAIGGGLNARDVLTAPVSGVIASTNAVSGQVVDARELVFEIVDPKRLRVEALSYDPEIAADVASASLAVGDQRIPLTFIGAARSLREQALPLTFAAEGEALAFLAVGQPVEVFVQSRSTQQGVSVPAASVLKNSANQTIVWVKTAPERFESRTVTIAPLDGVNIAVTSGLEAGERVASRAATLINQIR from the coding sequence GTGAAGCTGAGCGTACTGTTTGCTGCGCTGGCGCTGGTATCGGCCAGTGCCTCGTGGAATGCCTTTGCTGGCGAAGGCCATGATCATGGCGATGAAGGTCCAGTTGTGGCAGGAGGCAATGGGCCACAACGGCAAGCCGATGGCAGTGTCTTTCTGCCAAAGCCGGCACAACGCCAGATCGGTGTTCGCACGTTGGTTACGGAAGCCGGCGAATTGCCGCGTACCACCGCGCTGGCCGGCAAGGTGGTCATGGACCCGAATGCCGGCGGAAAGGTGCAGGCCATGGTGGCTGGGCGCCTGGAGGCGGGCCCGCAGGGGTTGCCAAGCGTCGGTCAGGCCGTGAAGAAGGGGGACGTGCTGGCTTACGTTAGTCCTTCGACGGACCAGATCGAGCGGTCTAACCAGATGGCGCAATTGGCCGAGCTGCACGCGGCCAGGGCCCTTGTGGAAAAGCGCCTTGCGCGTCTGAAGGAACTCGCCGACACGGTACCGCGCAAGGAGATCGAGGCGGCCGAAAGCGAGCTTGCCAGCCTGAGGGCCAGATCGAAAGCGATCGGTGGTGGCCTCAATGCCCGTGATGTCCTGACCGCACCCGTCAGCGGTGTGATCGCATCGACTAACGCCGTGTCAGGCCAAGTGGTCGATGCGCGCGAGCTCGTGTTCGAGATCGTCGACCCGAAGCGGCTGCGTGTCGAGGCGCTCTCCTATGATCCAGAAATAGCGGCGGATGTCGCCTCTGCAAGTCTTGCGGTCGGCGACCAGCGGATCCCGCTCACCTTCATCGGCGCCGCCCGCAGCCTGCGCGAGCAGGCCTTGCCGCTCACCTTTGCAGCCGAAGGGGAAGCGCTGGCCTTTCTTGCCGTGGGGCAGCCGGTCGAGGTCTTCGTCCAGTCGCGCAGCACGCAGCAGGGTGTAAGCGTTCCCGCAGCATCGGTGCTGAAGAATTCGGCAAACCAAACCATCGTCTGGGTAAAGACGGCGCCCGAACGTTTCGAGTCCCGGACCGTCACGATCGCGCCGCTGGACGGCGTGAACATTGCGGTGACGTCCGGCCTCGAAGCCGGCGAGCGGGTCGCCTCCCGTGCCGCCACGCTGATCAACCAGATCCGCTGA
- a CDS encoding IS91 family transposase: protein MDRPTLAGILRTHGSSYRSSHALSPTQARAWRAIVDCRTAALGGVRERCANCGAERHVWRSCRNRHCPQCQTRAKEAWRAARLREVLPVPYAHWVFTLPHALNPLAIRHPRWLYGALFDSAAATLLELAANPRWLGAVPGFSLVLHTWSQDLRMHLHVHALITCGGLDAEGRWRTPARGTRFLFPVQAASKVFRGKLLTRLDAAHRSGELADDPSAAPGAWQARRRALLAHDWVVYAKPPPGGPAQVLDYLARYTHRVALSNDRLLGCDAGQVRLRVRDNQTGGKRTVSLPTDTFIGRFLRHVLPAGFKRLRHYGLLACGHKRARLAAARVALQTPAPQPAVIEAAADFLARVSGEDPRCCPHCGVGRWHTVEIVMARRYDPPAPAPRCRDGPP from the coding sequence ATGGACCGGCCCACGCTGGCCGGCATCCTGCGCACGCACGGCAGCAGCTACCGCAGCAGCCATGCGCTGTCGCCCACCCAGGCGCGGGCCTGGCGTGCCATCGTCGACTGCCGCACCGCCGCGCTCGGCGGCGTACGCGAGCGTTGCGCAAACTGCGGCGCCGAGCGCCATGTCTGGCGCTCGTGTCGCAACCGCCATTGCCCGCAGTGCCAGACGCGGGCCAAGGAGGCCTGGCGTGCGGCGCGCCTGCGCGAGGTGCTGCCGGTGCCCTACGCACACTGGGTGTTCACGCTGCCCCACGCGCTCAATCCACTGGCGATCCGGCACCCGCGCTGGCTCTACGGTGCGTTGTTCGATAGTGCGGCGGCCACCTTGCTCGAGCTCGCCGCCAACCCGCGCTGGCTGGGCGCCGTGCCCGGTTTCAGCCTCGTGCTCCACACCTGGAGCCAGGACCTGCGCATGCACCTGCATGTGCACGCCCTGATCACCTGTGGCGGGCTCGACGCCGAGGGCAGATGGCGCACACCGGCGCGCGGTACGCGCTTCCTGTTTCCCGTCCAGGCCGCCTCGAAGGTGTTTCGCGGCAAGCTCCTCACGCGGCTCGACGCGGCCCACCGCAGCGGCGAGCTGGCCGACGATCCGAGCGCTGCGCCGGGTGCATGGCAAGCCCGACGTCGTGCGCTGCTCGCGCACGACTGGGTGGTCTACGCCAAGCCGCCGCCCGGCGGACCCGCCCAGGTGCTCGACTACCTTGCCCGCTACACGCACCGCGTGGCGCTCTCGAACGACCGCCTGCTTGGCTGCGATGCGGGCCAGGTGCGCCTTCGGGTGCGCGACAACCAGACCGGTGGCAAACGTACGGTCAGCCTGCCGACCGACACCTTCATCGGACGCTTCCTGCGCCACGTGCTGCCGGCCGGCTTCAAGCGCCTGCGCCACTACGGGCTGCTCGCCTGCGGCCACAAGCGGGCCCGGCTCGCCGCCGCCCGTGTGGCACTCCAGACGCCGGCACCGCAGCCGGCGGTGATCGAAGCGGCCGCAGACTTCCTCGCCCGCGTGAGCGGTGAGGACCCGCGATGCTGCCCGCACTGTGGGGTCGGGCGTTGGCACACGGTCGAGATCGTCATGGCTCGCCGGTACGATCCGCCCGCGCCTGCACCGCGCTGTCGGGATGGGCCGCCATGA
- a CDS encoding heavy metal sensor histidine kinase yields the protein MRNPRSLSRWLSWWLAVLASLGLGLVCSIVYVGASLNLSNKQTDELRHKRDIVRHLVGEIATRDALPSLRHKLDDFFVGHANLELRLIQGSDALLYATPARSSPGAILRRDEFEISVPWSPTTMLRAELILDSSADALLLEQLAWTLLASALGGAAAISVGGAWLVRRALLPVRDLARQAAALSPESVGQPLDGSAQAQELQPLVTQFNALLVRLNRAYQQLEGFNADVAHELRTPLATLIGETELALSRQRDVAELRDVLGSNLEDLQLLAGLVNDMLFLSRADRGERARRHRVDSLAELVSEVIEFHEASMQEAGVTARLRGDGMGTVDAGLVRRALSNLLANATRFAERGSVIEVDIKQDADGRICLSVSNTGPVIPPEHLPRLFDRFYRVDGAREHRDHNHGLGLAIVAAIARMHGGATFVRSAAGTTSVGLTMTVMDSCS from the coding sequence ATGCGCAATCCGCGTTCGCTTAGCCGCTGGTTATCGTGGTGGCTCGCCGTGCTGGCCTCGCTGGGGCTCGGCTTGGTCTGCTCGATCGTTTACGTGGGCGCGAGTCTAAATCTCTCCAACAAGCAGACGGACGAACTGCGGCACAAGCGGGACATAGTGCGCCATCTCGTCGGCGAGATCGCAACGCGGGACGCGTTGCCGAGCCTGCGTCACAAGCTCGACGACTTCTTTGTGGGCCATGCCAACCTCGAGTTACGGCTGATCCAGGGATCTGACGCTCTTCTGTACGCAACTCCGGCGCGTTCAAGCCCCGGCGCAATCCTGCGGCGGGATGAGTTCGAAATCTCCGTGCCATGGTCGCCCACAACCATGCTGCGCGCCGAATTGATACTCGACAGCAGCGCCGACGCGCTGCTTTTGGAGCAGTTGGCCTGGACGCTACTCGCGAGCGCCCTTGGTGGAGCGGCGGCCATCTCAGTGGGCGGCGCATGGCTCGTTCGTAGAGCGCTCTTGCCTGTTCGCGACCTGGCTCGACAAGCAGCGGCCCTAAGCCCGGAAAGCGTTGGACAGCCGCTTGACGGCTCCGCCCAGGCACAGGAGCTTCAGCCGTTGGTCACACAATTCAACGCGCTCCTGGTTCGATTGAACCGCGCATATCAACAACTGGAAGGGTTCAACGCCGATGTCGCTCACGAGCTGCGCACACCGCTGGCGACCTTGATTGGTGAGACCGAGCTAGCTCTGAGTCGTCAGCGCGATGTCGCCGAACTGCGCGATGTGCTCGGATCGAACCTCGAGGATCTTCAACTTTTAGCGGGGCTGGTCAATGACATGTTGTTCTTGTCCCGGGCCGATCGCGGGGAGCGCGCCCGTCGCCACCGTGTGGATAGCCTGGCCGAACTGGTGTCCGAGGTCATCGAATTCCACGAAGCGTCAATGCAGGAGGCCGGCGTGACTGCGCGCTTACGCGGTGACGGCATGGGCACAGTCGATGCTGGGTTGGTTAGGCGTGCGCTCTCGAACCTGCTCGCCAATGCGACCCGTTTTGCAGAGCGCGGATCGGTGATCGAGGTCGATATCAAGCAGGACGCAGATGGCCGCATTTGCCTGTCTGTCAGCAACACGGGCCCTGTCATCCCCCCGGAGCATTTGCCTCGTCTATTCGACCGCTTTTATCGGGTTGATGGGGCCCGCGAACATCGCGACCATAACCACGGGCTCGGCTTGGCGATCGTAGCTGCGATCGCGCGAATGCATGGCGGCGCCACCTTTGTGCGGTCAGCTGCCGGAACGACGAGCGTTGGCCTTACCATGACCGTTATGGATAGCTGTTCATAA
- the yidD gene encoding membrane protein insertion efficiency factor YidD yields MTSCAATVVASLITAYQRFISPHKGFVCAFRVHHGGQSCSAHAKVAFQQHGLVVGWRQMRRRFVLCAQAAEEIRQSKSGKDASGRKADYCAEGACLGCSLFSWLS; encoded by the coding sequence ATGACGTCGTGCGCCGCCACTGTCGTTGCCTCACTTATCACGGCATATCAACGCTTCATTTCTCCTCACAAGGGCTTCGTGTGTGCTTTCCGGGTACACCACGGTGGCCAATCATGTTCAGCTCATGCCAAGGTCGCCTTCCAACAACATGGGCTCGTTGTTGGTTGGCGGCAAATGCGACGTCGTTTCGTCTTGTGTGCCCAGGCCGCAGAAGAGATTCGCCAGTCTAAGTCTGGGAAGGACGCATCCGGAAGAAAGGCCGATTACTGCGCGGAGGGGGCGTGTCTTGGATGCTCTCTATTCTCATGGTTGTCGTGA
- a CDS encoding heavy metal response regulator transcription factor gives MKILVVEDEPKLAEYLRRALTESNYIVDVAHSGTDGRYLATEGHYDLVLLDVMLPGLDGYAVLQELRRGKHVPVLMLTARDEVEDRVRGLQAGADDYLVKPFALSELLARVQALLRRGALRSDSQDSTVLRLADLELDLVRRKASRSGQRLDLTAKEFTLLTLLLRRQGQVLSRTALAAQVWDMNFDSNTNVVEVAVRRLRGKIDDAFEKKLLHTVRGMGYVLEDRKP, from the coding sequence ATGAAGATTCTGGTTGTGGAAGACGAGCCCAAGCTCGCCGAATACCTACGCAGGGCGCTCACCGAAAGCAATTACATCGTGGATGTCGCGCACAGCGGCACGGATGGCCGCTATCTCGCGACCGAAGGGCATTACGACCTCGTCCTCCTCGACGTCATGCTTCCGGGGCTGGATGGCTATGCCGTCTTGCAAGAACTGCGTCGGGGCAAACACGTACCCGTCCTGATGCTGACCGCGCGGGACGAGGTCGAGGATCGGGTCAGAGGCCTGCAGGCGGGTGCCGACGATTACCTGGTGAAGCCGTTTGCTCTGTCCGAGTTGCTCGCTCGCGTGCAGGCCTTGTTGCGGCGCGGTGCCTTGCGCTCGGATAGCCAGGATTCAACGGTGCTCCGTTTGGCGGACCTCGAACTCGACCTGGTTCGGCGCAAGGCGTCACGATCCGGGCAGCGCCTCGACCTGACCGCCAAGGAGTTCACGTTGCTGACGTTGCTGCTGCGCCGGCAAGGGCAGGTCCTTTCCCGTACCGCGCTCGCAGCGCAGGTGTGGGACATGAATTTCGACAGCAATACGAACGTGGTCGAAGTTGCGGTGCGCCGGTTGCGCGGCAAGATCGACGACGCTTTCGAGAAGAAGTTGTTGCATACCGTGCGCGGCATGGGATACGTCCTTGAGGACCGGAAGCCCTGA